One region of Gammaproteobacteria bacterium genomic DNA includes:
- the pmbA gene encoding metalloprotease PmbA (protease involved in proteolytic processing of the antibiotic Microcin B17 and in sensitivity to the DNA gyrase inhibitor LetD), with protein sequence MSQSDNANLPAHGELAAIVQTILAEARRLGASAAEAGVSVESGLSVTARRGEVETVEHNCDRSLGVTVYFGQRKGAASSSDFSAAAVTETVGAACAIARHTAQDPCAGLADPERLAKTVPDLDLYHPWPLSPEQAIALALECEGAALAVDPRISNSEGATVSSHSGRRVYGNSHGFLGGYPSSRHSLSCAVIGEDGRGMQRDYWYTVARDSTRLEAPRNVGRRAGQRTVRRLNARRLATCETPVIYAAEVA encoded by the coding sequence ATGAGCCAATCGGACAACGCCAATCTGCCTGCCCACGGGGAACTGGCCGCTATCGTGCAGACGATATTGGCGGAGGCCCGGCGCCTGGGGGCGTCGGCGGCGGAAGCCGGGGTCAGTGTTGAAAGCGGTTTGTCGGTCACGGCGCGGCGGGGCGAAGTGGAGACGGTGGAACACAACTGCGACAGGAGCCTGGGCGTGACGGTGTACTTTGGTCAGCGCAAAGGTGCTGCCAGCAGCTCGGATTTCTCCGCTGCCGCCGTCACCGAAACGGTGGGCGCCGCCTGCGCCATCGCCCGCCATACGGCGCAGGATCCGTGCGCAGGCCTGGCCGATCCGGAGCGTCTGGCCAAGACGGTGCCGGACTTGGATCTCTATCACCCCTGGCCGCTCAGCCCTGAGCAGGCCATCGCGCTGGCCCTGGAATGCGAAGGGGCCGCCCTGGCGGTGGACCCGCGCATCAGCAACTCCGAAGGGGCAACGGTGTCCAGCCACAGCGGTCGCCGGGTGTACGGCAACAGCCACGGGTTCCTGGGCGGCTATCCCAGCTCGCGCCACAGCCTGAGCTGCGCAGTCATCGGCGAAGACGGCCGGGGGATGCAGCGGGATTACTGGTATACCGTGGCCCGCGACAGCACCCGGCTGGAAGCGCCCCGCAACGTTGGCCGCCGCGCCGGTCAGCGTACCGTGCGGCGCCTCAACGCGCGCCGCCTGGCCACCTGTGAAACGCCGGTGATTTATGCCGCCGAAGTGGCGG
- the tldD gene encoding metalloprotease TldD has translation MTHAPLDVARELILAPAGLAERELETVLHALLLRSVDSADLYFQSSRYESWSLDDGIVKSGSHGIDRGVGVRAVSGEKTGFAYADEILMPALTQAADAARAIAGRGGLGAVQAWRAQAQHQLYPALDPLDTLSAADKVALLHAVDAEARRQDSRVKQVMVSLAGEHDVVLVAASDGTLAADVRPLVRLNVSVVAEAGGRREQGTAGGGGRHGYQSFVGERSLALAREAVRQALVNLEAGDAPAGTMTVVLGPGWPGVLLHEAVGHGLEGDFNRKGSSAFAGRIGERVASQWCTVVDDGTLDGRRGSLNVDDEGTPTQCTVLIERGVLKSYMQDKLNARLMNTAPTGNGRRESYAHLPMPRMTNTYMLAGEHEPGEIIASVDKGLYAVNFGGGQVDITSGKFVFSASEAYLIENGKVTRPVKGATLVGNGPDVLTRVSMVGNDLKLDEGVGTCGKEGQSVPVGVGQPTLKIDGLTVGGTSA, from the coding sequence ATGACACATGCGCCCCTAGATGTGGCAAGAGAGCTGATTCTCGCTCCCGCCGGCCTGGCGGAAAGAGAGCTGGAAACCGTGTTGCACGCGTTGTTGCTGCGTTCGGTGGACAGCGCGGATTTGTACTTCCAGAGCAGCCGCTATGAGAGCTGGTCTTTGGACGACGGCATCGTGAAAAGCGGCAGTCACGGCATCGACCGGGGTGTGGGCGTGCGGGCGGTCAGCGGGGAAAAAACCGGCTTTGCCTATGCCGATGAAATCCTGATGCCGGCCCTGACCCAGGCTGCGGACGCGGCCCGGGCCATCGCCGGCCGGGGTGGTTTGGGGGCCGTGCAGGCTTGGCGGGCGCAGGCCCAGCACCAGCTCTATCCCGCCCTGGATCCCCTGGACACCTTGTCGGCGGCAGACAAGGTGGCTTTGCTGCACGCAGTGGATGCCGAAGCCCGCCGGCAGGATTCGCGAGTGAAGCAGGTGATGGTCAGCCTGGCAGGTGAGCACGATGTGGTGCTGGTGGCGGCCAGCGATGGCACCCTGGCGGCCGATGTGCGCCCCCTGGTGCGCCTCAACGTCAGCGTGGTGGCCGAGGCGGGCGGCCGGCGCGAGCAGGGGACGGCGGGGGGCGGCGGCCGTCATGGCTACCAGAGCTTTGTGGGTGAGCGCAGCCTGGCTCTTGCGCGCGAGGCGGTGCGCCAGGCCCTGGTCAACCTGGAGGCCGGTGATGCACCCGCCGGCACCATGACGGTGGTGCTGGGGCCGGGCTGGCCCGGCGTGTTGCTGCACGAAGCGGTGGGTCACGGCCTGGAGGGCGATTTCAACCGCAAAGGCAGCTCGGCCTTTGCCGGCCGGATCGGCGAGCGGGTGGCATCACAGTGGTGCACCGTGGTGGATGATGGCACCCTGGACGGCCGCCGCGGCTCCCTGAATGTGGACGACGAAGGCACACCCACCCAGTGCACGGTGTTGATCGAGCGGGGCGTGCTCAAAAGCTATATGCAGGACAAACTCAACGCCCGTTTGATGAACACCGCGCCCACCGGCAACGGCCGCCGCGAGTCCTACGCTCATTTGCCCATGCCGCGCATGACCAACACCTACATGCTGGCGGGCGAACACGAGCCGGGGGAGATTATCGCCTCGGTGGACAAAGGCCTGTACGCGGTGAACTTCGGCGGTGGCCAGGTGGACATCACCTCGGGCAAATTCGTGTTTTCCGCCAGCGAGGCATATCTGATCGAAAATGGCAAAGTGACCCGGCCCGTCAAAGGCGCCACCCTGGTCGGCAACGGTCCCGATGTGCTCACCCGCGTGTCCATGGTGGGCAACGACCTGAAGCTGGACGAAGGTGTGGGCACCTGCGGCAAAGAAGGACAAAGCGTGCCCGTGGGGGTGGGCCAGCCGACCTTGAAAATTGATGGCCTGACGGTGGGCGGCACCAGCGCCTGA
- a CDS encoding carbon-nitrogen hydrolase family protein, translating into MSLVAAIQMASGPNVKANLIEAGRLIAQAADQGAKLVVLPENFAIMGHSEQDKVKQREGDGQGPIQAFLAEQAARHGVWLAGGTVPLEAADPAKVRAACLLFNERGERVARYDKIHLFDVHIEATGENYQESLTIEPGTAAPVVDTPFGRMGLAVCYDLRFPELFRCLLDQGLELLVVPSAFTAITGSAHWEILVRARAVENLCYMVAAAQGGYHANGRETHGDSMIVDPWGVVLDRLPRGSGVVMAELDRDCIDSIRRNFPATDHRRLHCRLPA; encoded by the coding sequence ATGAGTCTCGTCGCAGCAATCCAAATGGCCTCCGGGCCCAATGTGAAGGCCAACCTTATCGAGGCCGGCCGCCTGATCGCCCAGGCGGCGGATCAGGGCGCCAAACTGGTGGTGTTGCCGGAGAACTTTGCCATCATGGGCCACTCCGAACAGGACAAGGTCAAACAGCGCGAGGGCGACGGCCAGGGTCCCATTCAAGCCTTTCTCGCCGAGCAGGCTGCCCGGCACGGCGTGTGGCTGGCCGGCGGCACCGTGCCCCTGGAGGCGGCGGATCCGGCCAAGGTGCGGGCGGCTTGCCTGCTGTTCAATGAGCGCGGCGAGCGGGTGGCCCGGTACGACAAAATCCATTTGTTTGACGTGCATATCGAAGCCACAGGGGAAAACTACCAAGAGTCCCTGACCATCGAGCCGGGCACCGCCGCGCCGGTGGTGGACACCCCCTTCGGCCGCATGGGCCTGGCGGTGTGTTACGACCTGCGGTTCCCTGAGCTGTTTCGCTGCCTGCTGGATCAGGGCCTGGAGCTGCTGGTGGTGCCCTCGGCCTTTACCGCCATCACCGGCTCTGCCCATTGGGAGATTCTGGTGCGGGCGCGGGCGGTGGAAAACCTCTGTTACATGGTGGCCGCCGCCCAGGGCGGCTATCACGCCAACGGCCGCGAGACCCACGGCGACAGCATGATCGTCGACCCCTGGGGCGTGGTGCTGGACCGCCTGCCGCGGGGCTCCGGCGTGGTGATGGCGGAGCTGGACAGGGATTGCATCGACAGCATCCGGCGCAACTTTCCCGCCACCGATCACCGGCGCCTCCACTGCCGCCTGCCGGCATGA